A single region of the Syntrophotaleaceae bacterium genome encodes:
- a CDS encoding proline--tRNA ligase: MRYSRYLLPTLKETPADAEVASHQLMLRAGMIRKVAAGIYNYLPFGLRSIRKVEQIVREEMERAGAIELLMPMVVPAELWQESGRWQDYGKELLRFSDRKEAPFCLGPTHEEVVTDVVRGTVRSYRQLPLNLFQIQSKFRDEIRPRFGLMRGREFIMKDAYSFDLDEPAADVAYEKMFQAYCRIFQRCGLKFRAVEADTGNIGGTSSHEFMVLAESGEDAIVSCDSCSYAANVEKAELVVPQEPSAPLKSLQKVATPGKKTIEEVAAFLGTMPEKLVKTLLLQTDAGDTVAVLLRGDRELNEIKLCRLMGCNDVELAAEEVVQRLTGAPSGFSGPVGLQVPVYADLEVRNMGDFVVGANEADHHLCGVNLERDFTPARFADLRLAVAGDPCPRCTGRLETWRGIEVGHVFKLGTKYSAALGATVLDDQGAERELFMGCYGIGIGRTVAAAIEQNHDENGMIFPLPIAPFQVLVTVVNPREEEVLAAAEKLYAELLQEGVEVLFDDRDERPGSKFKDADLIGIPLRLTVGARGLKEGAVELQVRAGGERRMLPLTEAGAVLGEEIRRALAC; the protein is encoded by the coding sequence ATGCGCTACAGCCGATATCTGCTTCCCACACTCAAGGAAACCCCGGCCGATGCCGAAGTCGCCAGTCATCAGCTGATGCTTCGTGCCGGCATGATCCGCAAGGTTGCTGCCGGAATCTACAACTATCTCCCTTTCGGGCTCAGGTCGATACGAAAGGTGGAGCAGATCGTCAGGGAGGAGATGGAGCGGGCCGGTGCCATCGAACTGCTCATGCCGATGGTGGTTCCTGCCGAGCTCTGGCAGGAATCGGGACGGTGGCAGGATTACGGCAAGGAACTGCTGCGATTCAGCGATCGCAAGGAAGCCCCCTTCTGCCTCGGTCCGACCCACGAGGAAGTCGTCACCGACGTGGTGCGGGGTACGGTCCGCTCTTACCGGCAGCTGCCCCTCAATCTTTTTCAGATCCAGAGCAAATTCCGCGACGAGATCCGGCCCCGGTTCGGACTGATGAGGGGGCGGGAATTCATTATGAAGGATGCCTATTCCTTCGATCTCGATGAGCCGGCAGCCGATGTCGCCTATGAAAAGATGTTTCAGGCCTACTGCCGCATTTTTCAGCGTTGCGGACTGAAATTCCGGGCCGTTGAGGCGGACACGGGTAATATCGGCGGTACCAGTTCCCATGAATTCATGGTACTGGCTGAATCGGGGGAGGATGCCATCGTATCCTGCGACAGCTGCTCCTATGCTGCTAATGTGGAGAAGGCGGAACTGGTGGTGCCCCAAGAGCCGTCCGCCCCGTTGAAATCCCTGCAGAAAGTGGCCACCCCGGGGAAGAAGACCATCGAGGAGGTGGCGGCTTTTCTGGGCACCATGCCTGAAAAACTGGTCAAGACCCTGCTGCTGCAGACCGATGCCGGCGACACTGTGGCGGTACTGCTGCGGGGCGACCGGGAATTGAATGAAATCAAGCTCTGCCGCCTGATGGGGTGTAATGATGTGGAACTGGCCGCCGAGGAGGTGGTGCAGCGGCTGACCGGCGCGCCGAGCGGTTTCTCCGGTCCGGTCGGCCTCCAGGTGCCGGTCTATGCGGATCTGGAAGTCAGAAACATGGGCGATTTCGTCGTTGGCGCCAACGAGGCGGATCACCATCTGTGCGGTGTGAACCTGGAGCGCGATTTTACCCCGGCCCGTTTCGCCGATCTGCGTCTGGCGGTGGCCGGCGATCCCTGTCCCCGGTGCACCGGCCGGCTGGAAACCTGGCGGGGGATCGAGGTCGGACACGTTTTCAAGCTCGGCACCAAATACTCGGCGGCACTCGGCGCCACCGTCCTCGACGACCAGGGGGCGGAGCGGGAACTCTTCATGGGGTGCTACGGCATCGGCATCGGCCGCACGGTGGCAGCGGCCATCGAGCAGAATCACGATGAAAACGGCATGATTTTTCCGCTGCCGATCGCTCCCTTCCAGGTTCTGGTCACGGTGGTCAATCCTCGCGAGGAGGAGGTTCTGGCCGCCGCTGAAAAACTCTACGCCGAGTTGCTGCAGGAGGGGGTTGAGGTGTTGTTCGACGACCGGGACGAGCGGCCGGGGAGCAAATTCAAGGATGCCGACCTAATCGGCATTCCGCTGAGACTGACCGTCGGCGCCCGTGGGTTGAAGGAGGGGGCCGTGGAGCTGCAGGTGCGCGCCGGCGGGGAACGCCGGATGCTGCCGCTGACCGAGGCGGGGGCCGTTCTCGGTGAGGAGATCCGTCGGGCCCTGGCCTGCTGA
- a CDS encoding DUF4388 domain-containing protein: MKSKAIDSSGRLALPYFAVKELGSRSLDLVSHSPGHLLFLSAESEVSLAGLVGEMAVVDILSFINMFRKTGTFCLDLKLGRKEITFYQGEIVQAASTFPEEHICEILHDLGKLDRDSLLKYRQLQISQSQLGRMLVEKGIISAEELWTAAQNQVEVIVYNLFTFKEGSFYFREKAVREGDDVRLQMSTQNLIMEGLRRIDERTLFMRHVGSLEAIPVLTGRERIELEEEEQRMLAVIGRGRLNARSVLRRSGLAELEGLRLLYQLILKRAIQMEDPPVFTISGDIGEILSIFNSVLTALFGRIMEINPGFIDEVRHFLRVLPSPFSYVFRDVQILENGSVEGSRVLANLAGLGERDKKKLLAESMSELVYMECHALRRDLGSAGSADLLQKVQEIPRRIKNILERKG, encoded by the coding sequence ATGAAAAGTAAAGCCATCGACAGCAGCGGCCGGCTCGCTCTGCCCTATTTTGCCGTCAAGGAACTGGGCAGCCGTTCCCTGGATCTGGTCTCCCACAGCCCGGGACACCTGTTGTTCCTTTCTGCGGAAAGTGAAGTTTCCCTGGCCGGTTTGGTGGGGGAGATGGCCGTGGTCGATATCCTTTCCTTCATCAACATGTTCCGCAAGACCGGCACCTTCTGCCTCGATCTCAAGCTCGGGCGCAAGGAGATCACCTTTTATCAGGGGGAGATCGTGCAGGCAGCCAGTACCTTCCCCGAGGAGCATATCTGTGAAATCCTTCATGATCTCGGCAAGCTGGATCGGGACTCCCTGCTGAAGTACCGCCAGCTTCAGATCAGCCAGAGCCAGTTGGGTCGCATGCTGGTCGAAAAGGGGATCATTTCCGCAGAGGAGCTGTGGACGGCCGCGCAAAACCAGGTCGAGGTGATCGTGTATAATCTCTTCACTTTCAAGGAAGGAAGTTTCTACTTTCGGGAGAAAGCGGTGCGGGAAGGGGACGATGTCCGCCTGCAGATGAGTACCCAGAACCTGATCATGGAGGGGCTGCGGCGCATCGACGAACGGACCCTTTTCATGCGCCATGTCGGCAGCCTCGAGGCCATTCCCGTGCTTACAGGAAGGGAACGGATCGAACTGGAGGAAGAAGAGCAGCGAATGCTGGCGGTCATCGGCCGCGGCCGGCTCAATGCCCGTTCGGTTCTCAGGCGTAGCGGGCTGGCTGAACTGGAGGGGTTGCGGCTGCTGTATCAGTTGATCCTGAAGCGGGCGATTCAGATGGAGGATCCGCCGGTTTTCACGATCAGTGGCGATATAGGCGAAATATTAAGCATTTTCAACAGCGTGCTGACCGCTCTTTTCGGGCGCATCATGGAAATCAACCCCGGCTTCATCGACGAGGTCCGGCACTTCCTGAGGGTTTTACCCTCGCCGTTTTCCTATGTCTTCCGAGATGTCCAAATCCTGGAGAACGGCTCTGTTGAAGGCAGCCGGGTGCTGGCGAATCTGGCAGGACTGGGCGAACGGGACAAAAAGAAGCTCCTGGCCGAATCGATGAGCGAGCTGGTTTACATGGAGTGTCATGCCCTGCGTCGCGATCTGGGGAGCGCAGGTTCGGCCGACCTGCTCCAGAAGGTCCAGGAGATACCCCGGCGGATAAAAAATATTCTCGAGAGGAAGGGATGA
- the pyrF gene encoding orotidine-5'-phosphate decarboxylase produces MIDTARERLIFALDVDSPEEAREWVRLLSGKVGLFKVGKQLFTRCGPEVVRMIRAAGGEVFLDLKFHDIPNTVAMAALEASRLDVMMCNVHALGGPAMMRRTVETVDRQCAVEGRRRPLLLAVTILTSSDEETLKAVGIDRSVEEMVTRLALLARDAGMDGVVASPREVETIRRACGEDFVIVTPGVRPSFAAADDQVRIATPAAAIATGADYLVVGRPIAAAADPMVAAGMIVEEMAAALAGRSPHG; encoded by the coding sequence ATGATCGATACTGCGCGTGAAAGGCTGATTTTTGCTTTGGATGTGGATTCGCCCGAGGAGGCCCGGGAATGGGTCCGGCTTCTGTCAGGAAAGGTCGGCCTGTTCAAGGTCGGGAAGCAGCTGTTTACCCGATGCGGGCCTGAGGTGGTGCGGATGATTCGTGCCGCCGGGGGTGAGGTTTTTCTCGATCTCAAGTTTCACGATATCCCCAATACCGTCGCCATGGCCGCTCTCGAGGCAAGCCGCCTCGACGTCATGATGTGCAACGTCCATGCACTGGGCGGGCCTGCCATGATGCGGCGGACCGTTGAAACCGTGGACAGGCAGTGCGCCGTTGAAGGCCGTCGCCGTCCGCTGCTGCTCGCCGTAACCATTTTGACCTCTTCCGACGAGGAGACCCTGAAGGCGGTAGGGATCGACCGGTCCGTGGAGGAGATGGTCACCCGGCTCGCCCTGCTCGCCAGGGATGCCGGAATGGACGGTGTGGTGGCTTCGCCCCGCGAAGTCGAGACGATTCGCCGGGCCTGCGGGGAAGACTTTGTCATTGTGACCCCCGGAGTGCGGCCCTCCTTCGCCGCAGCAGATGATCAGGTGCGCATCGCCACGCCGGCTGCCGCCATCGCCACCGGGGCCGATTATCTGGTGGTGGGGCGGCCCATCGCTGCAGCCGCGGACCCGATGGTCGCCGCCGGTATGATCGTTGAGGAGATGGCGGCGGCTCTCGCAGGCCGTTCACCCCATGGCTGA